The genomic window ACTCTTGCTAGGAGTCTCTGTTGAACACGACTTCATATCTGGCTGCCCTGCTCTTGAAAATCTTTACATCGATTATTATGGAAGCCTTTACCCTGAGATACACTTTCTCTCCACCTCTTTGAAGAGGCTAAGTTTATTCGAGGTAAGAGAGTTTGATGATCCCATAATCAGTGAGATTCAAATAGACACCCCGAATCTTGAATACCTCCGTATATTCCTTGCGGGATCATGTGTAACGAGTTTGGTTATCAGTGATTTTCCCAAGATAATGGAAGCTTGTTTGGAGATTGCTCCCTTGGATGAGCATGTTGCTTGGCTACCCAAACTTATCCAGGCACTCTCCAAGACAaagattttggattttggatggtGGACCACCGAGGTAATATGCTTATCAGTGTCACAATCCATTGCTCATATTCCAAGTTTCAAATGGTTTTGTATTATCTTTCATACAGTGCTTGGTTGAAGCTCCGAATTTACACTTACCAGAATTTAGCTGCTTACATGAACTGAGCATCTGTTATTCAAATTTCAATTCTGGAGTCCTAATAAAACTGCTTTGCTGCTGCCCTAAGCTTCAACTACTCGGAATTGATATCAATGGGGTATAAACATTTACATAGTTCCACCATTTTCTATTTGTTATTAATTTCCTGCATCCTTTGACAATTTTTTCCCGTGTTGTCAGGTACAATATTTTCGTGACCAAACTCCCCAGAGCAGTTGGACACAGCCAGCCAGTGTACCTAGTTGTGTTATGTCACACTTGAACATTTTTGAATTTAGAAGCTACTCAGACTCATCAGAGGAGCGCGAATTTTTGGCATATATCTTGCAAAATGCACTTGTTTTAAAGAGACTCATAATTTACGCTAAAATTGGTTCATTTGAAAAGGAGGAGCATATCCTTAGCGAAATATCTGTCTTACCGAGGGGCTCTAGCATATGCCAAGTTGAAGCACGTATCTTAACTAGGTATGAATTCTCATCTGCTCTGTGGTTGACCATATCAATGCTATGTCGAGTAATATAAATTTGAGTTTTTCTTATGAGGCATGTTTGAAAAATTAGTATGAAAATTGTGAAACGTGAACCAGGGTCAATTTTATTTGCAAAAAATTAGTTAATGTTTTGGGTGAAATTAGAGAAAAGGAACATCTTGTGGAGAGAATCATCTGTTATACTGCTGTTTTATATAAGGTGTACTAGCATATATTTTATTACTGCttcctcattttgtgtttggtgCCTTGTTGAATCACTCATGTTTTCAATTGTGTCTGCACTTTTATCTAATGCGGTAGAATTTTCTTGAATTAGTTATTTTCTGATATTATATAAAATTGGGATAAGGCCTTATtgttttggaaatttttttttaatattgggtTCAGAATTCAGATGGGTGTTATCTTCCAAAGTGACTCATTATGTGTGTTGTACCCAACTGTGAGGGTGCTGCAACTTTTTTTTAAATTCGTTAAAAtatcacaattttaaaaaaaaaaattaaaacaaaaacagCAATGCACttattttaaatttcttttctatttattataCTTCATATCACTTTTCTTATCTTCCTTTAATTCATTTTGTTATCTTTAGAAGGTAAGATTGCCTATGCACGAAATTTAATTACACATAGAGAAAGTATAAAAAATTAATGTTTAGTTAAATTAGTCTATTTTAgtattaagaatttataatttagagTACAAAGTTAAGAGTTTATAGGATCTagaatttaagataaataaataatttaaaaaactaaaattagctaaaaaaatttaattatctcATATTATCCATTTTAACTTTTGagttactcatttttcttttcttttttcttttataagtGTATCTTAAATTATTTGTACACAATATGTCAATATCCCAAATGATAAGATATCTGATGAAAATGTCgttttctattttaataatttttaaaattttaaaaatatattttttaatacgTACGTCAATGatgttttcttttaaattaatttataaaattttttagatttgtgtcttctgaaaagttaaaaaaaaaaaaaattatagtagaGTAAAACTTTCCTGAAACCAAATAACCTAGTGTAACACACATCTTTgaccaatattaaaaaaaattagcctaattatatacataaaattctaaaaaatacagttctttcttttttaattaagttaCCTTTAGAATACCAATAATGCTTTTCCATGTGCTGCTTTTAatctaaaatcctagaaaaaaattgatttaaaatgtTATAATGTTATTATATTGGCACAACACTTTATTTTTGTATGATAAACATACACAAAATCCAATTTTAACAGAGCTGTACTTGTTAGGATTTTATGTACATAATtacacattttttttattatatatatatgtgtgtgtgattGTGATAGTGCTGATATTACGTGAGATATATGCAATCCTTGCTTCACATGAATTAAGACATGAATATTTGGTAAAATTTTATTGATAATGCAAATATGTATAAATCGTGAATCAataatgtaaattggaattataCATGTTGATGACatgcaaaattaaattttaaatcatggTCAAAAGTGCTTAAACGGAACCCTATTTCTTGCTATAGGACTGTTCAACCTGTACCATTTGCATTATGAATCACAAAGATGGTATAAATATTGTTCTGTAATCGTTTTTCTTTAATCTGTCTTTTTACATTTAAGTTGTTTTTTGGTCCTCTGGCTATAAAGGAGATGATTCTTATTGCTACAGCATGGAAGTGTAAACGTGGAAGGGTGGATTATGTGAAGTACAAGAAGACTTGACATTGTGCTTTTGTTCTATGCAACTTTTAATTTAAGTAACATAAACGGTAAGTTGTTGATGGTATTTTTAAACCCCTTTCTCCATGAAAGCATTTTCCTTTTTGAAAGTTGCAGTTTAAACACTCTTTTATGTTCTGATCTATCTTAAATTTGGGATTTGATTTTGTTGTGTTTCTTAGTAACTGTTATTCTAGTCTCTTCTGGTTTGATATTTGCATTGTTAGAGCACTTCTTAACTACGGAAAAAATGATGGGTAGAGAAATTCAGAAATCACAGGGCATGAAtcacacccttttttttttttggtcaggaATCACACCCTTATTTGATAGTGGTGGAGTGTCGGTCTCAAGTAAACAAAAAGAATGGATTCAATCGATATggatatttgtataaattgaccAAGTTAAGATTTAATTAGTTACTAATCTAATCGTTTTAAAATGAAGGCATGCAGTGTAAATTGATTAACCTGGACAGAAAGAGATTTAGGCTCTTGATGTTGTCTTTTCTATCTTTGCAATGAGCTTATATACACAACATATCCTTCCAACATCATGCCCATGATGAACCAAATCCGTATCATCAACTGCAATTTTTCTAGGAATCTTTTCCAGTACCACCGGTAAAATTTTCTCGGCCACACTTTCAGATGTATAGCAATATAGCGTGAGTTTTTACTTTTTCCAATTTGTTGCTGGTTTAAAAACATATCGAGTAAATATCTAAAATAGTCTCTGAAATTCAAATTGCATTCAATTTAGTCCTTGACTTTTAAAAATGATCAATTAAATTTCTGAAATTCGAAAAAGTGCATCTCCGTTAATCCCTCGTAGAAGTGTCGTCTAAACAATGAAGTGGAGCGTGAACTGTCATGTGGGCATTCCAGCTGTATGCTGATGTGTACCAAGcttgaatttaatttaaattagaaccTGAAGTTACCTAATAATACCTAAATTAGTCCATTTTCAATTataaaaccctaattcctaaattattctcttctcttcttcgatCTCTTTGTTGTCTTCTTTTCTTCGACCTCTCTGCTATCTTTCAGTTCATCTTATTTTCTCGTCTGCATGAGTGATGATGGGTGGTGAGAGAGAAGCCAAAGTAGCTCAAGTAGGAACAATTCTGCAGGGAAACTTTATGGTAGCAAAGGAATATGCAATAGGGGAGGTAAGAATGTCATTTTCTGTAATTGCGGGCTTCGGATGGTAATGAAGTACTCAACGACGACAGAGAATCTTAGTAGACTATTTTATGGTTGTCTAAATTATGAGGTAAGGTTATGACTCTAAAGAAAATGTTAACATGGTTTCACTTTTAGTTTAAATTCACTTGCGTTTTTTGCTTTGCAGTATGAAATTCATTGTAATTTTTTCTCTTGGATTAATGGAGGTGAAGAATCAGTTTGTGCAACACCCATTTCACAAGAAATTTTGTACGAGTTCAATTGAAGGATGACAAACTTAGAAAGTGATGTTAAAACCTtgaagatgatgataatgattaCCTTCTTAAAAGTGAAAATATATTTTAGCTTAATGAACGAACATACAAGggtatatataatttaaatacgTGTTGAACTTAAAATTAATCCAACCACATTAATCATACTATTATCACCTCTTCCAAATATGCTGACATAGTGGTCCTAGCTTCACCAAATTAATCACATTTGACTCGTAAGCAACTAAAACCAACTACTTTTTTTTGTCTATTCAATAACAGCATTCCTAGTACCTACACCAAGATACAAGTATGAGAAGCAACAAATTAGATTTGCATCAACTTCAACTCATCCTATTTTCGCAAATTCTCTCCATAATGCCATACTTCTTCCATCCAGTTACGCAGCAACTAAACCAAAAGATTGTGACATCAAAGCATAGCTTTTCCTAGGTATCAAACTTGCAATTAAAATAGTTTTTAGATAGGTGTATTGAGATTGTTGTTCAGGATGAATATGAATCAGAAGATAAAACAAAAAAgtcgaagaagagaagaagacaaCAGAGAGATCGAAGAAGAGAAGACAATAATTTGGAGATTAGAGTTTTATAATTGAAAATTGACTAATTTGGATATTATTAAGTAATTTCATGTACCAATTTGAATCAAATTCAAGTTTGGTACACACCAGCATATAGTTGTAGGCATTCCACGCCCCACATCATCAACGTTTAGACGGCACTTCTGCTAACGGATATACACTTTTTCGAATTTCAAATATTTAATGGTCATTTTTAAAAGTCGAGGAATAAATTGAATAGCGATTTGAAATTTAGGGACCATTTTAGGTATTTACTCAAAATATATTAGTGAGACGCCTTGATATTTGTAATCGTTAAACGATTCAGTCAAATATATCAAGTCATCTAAcgatttataatattattttcgcACAAAAATATCTTTATAGAAGTAGCTACCTAAAAACATTAGCAACATTCATAAATAAGTATTGTCatggaaaattttgaaattgacaATAAGAATTTAAGAATATAAGAGCAAgtgcatttattattttttgttagtaattaactaataatatttaaaaatgttgATTAAAAATATAGTGTTTGGCTACTAAATAAAATGTATTAAATTACTAGCTAAAAGTATTAGCCATTACTAGTCATATTAGATtgtttttacttttcttttaatttgaaaaaCATATTATTTTAAGAAATAAATAGTTATTTCTGACCATAAAAGATTCAGACA from Arachis ipaensis cultivar K30076 chromosome B09, Araip1.1, whole genome shotgun sequence includes these protein-coding regions:
- the LOC107618892 gene encoding FBD-associated F-box protein At4g10400 isoform X2 — its product is MAETSTASKRSMGTDIISSLPNSLLCHILSFLPTLYAVRTSILSRQWRHLWKDLQVFDFDDTELNWSNERFALFIDAVLSQLRFPHIRNLSLSCQRGLDNNKVIDNAIDNAIGRWIRAAVGPCLQEMILYSSYGEFYPDYFDGIFTCASLVSLTLGGNLVLDVIPWVYLPLLKDLTLLLGVSVEHDFISGCPALENLYIDYYGSLYPEIHFLSTSLKRLSLFEVREFDDPIISEIQIDTPNLEYLRIFLAGSCVTSLVISDFPKIMEACLEIAPLDEHVAWLPKLIQALSKTKILDFGWWTTECLVEAPNLHLPEFSCLHELSICYSNFNSGVLIKLLCCCPKLQLLGIDINGVQYFRDQTPQSSWTQPASVPSCVMSHLNIFEFRSYSDSSEEREFLAYILQNALVLKRLIIYAKIGSFEKEEHILSEISVLPRGSSICQVEARILTSMEV
- the LOC107618892 gene encoding F-box protein At4g09920 isoform X5, which translates into the protein MAETSTASKRSMGTDIISSLPNSLLCHILSFLPTLYAVRTSILSRQWRHLWKDLQVFDFDDTELNWSNERFALFIDAVLSQLRFPHIRNLSLSCQRGLDNNKVIDNAIDNAIGRWIRAAVGPCLQEMILYSSYGEFYPDYFDGIFTCASLVSLTLGGNLVLDVIPWVYLPLLKDLTLLLGVSVEHDFISGCPALENLYIDYYGSLYPEIHFLSTSLKRLSLFEVREFDDPIISEIQIDTPNLEYLRIFLAGSCVTSLVISDFPKIMEACLEIAPLDEHVAWLPKLIQALSKTKILDFGWWTTEVQYFRDQTPQSSWTQPASVPSCVMSHLNIFEFRSYSDSSEEREFLAYILQNALVLKRLIIYAKIGSFEKEEHILSEISVLPRGSSICQVEARILTRTVQPVPFAL
- the LOC107618892 gene encoding FBD-associated F-box protein At4g10400 isoform X1, with translation MAETSTASKRSMGTDIISSLPNSLLCHILSFLPTLYAVRTSILSRQWRHLWKDLQVFDFDDTELNWSNERFALFIDAVLSQLRFPHIRNLSLSCQRGLDNNKVIDNAIDNAIGRWIRAAVGPCLQEMILYSSYGEFYPDYFDGIFTCASLVSLTLGGNLVLDVIPWVYLPLLKDLTLLLGVSVEHDFISGCPALENLYIDYYGSLYPEIHFLSTSLKRLSLFEVREFDDPIISEIQIDTPNLEYLRIFLAGSCVTSLVISDFPKIMEACLEIAPLDEHVAWLPKLIQALSKTKILDFGWWTTECLVEAPNLHLPEFSCLHELSICYSNFNSGVLIKLLCCCPKLQLLGIDINGVQYFRDQTPQSSWTQPASVPSCVMSHLNIFEFRSYSDSSEEREFLAYILQNALVLKRLIIYAKIGSFEKEEHILSEISVLPRGSSICQVEARILTRTVQPVPFAL
- the LOC107618892 gene encoding FBD-associated F-box protein At4g10400 isoform X4; translated protein: MAETSTASKRSMGTDIISSLPNSLLCHILSFLPTLYAVRTSILSRQWRHLWKDLQVFDFDDTELNWSNERFALFIDAVLSQLRFPHIRNLSLSCQRGLDNNKVIDNAIDNAIGRWIRAAVGPCLQEMILYSSYGEFYPDYFDGIFTCASLVSLTLGGNLVLDVIPWVYLPLLKDLTLLLGVSVEHDFISGCPALENLYIDYYGSLYPEIHFLSTSLKRLSLFEVREFDDPIISEIQIDTPNLEYLRIFLAGSCVTSLVISDFPKIMEACLEIAPLDEHVAWLPKLIQALSKTKILDFGWWTTECLVEAPNLHLPEFSCLHELSICYSNFNSGVLIKLLCCCPKLQLLGIDINGVQYFRDQTPQSSWTQPASVPSCVMSHLNIFEFRSYSDSSEEREFLAYILQNALVLKRLIIYAKIGSFEKEEHILSEISVLPRGSSICQVEARILTRR
- the LOC107618892 gene encoding FBD-associated F-box protein At4g10400 isoform X3, producing the protein MAETSTASKRSMGTDIISSLPNSLLCHILSFLPTLYAVRTSILSRQWRHLWKDLQVFDFDDTELNWSNERFALFIDAVLSQLRFPHIRNLSLSCQRGLDNNKVIDNAIDNAIGRWIRAAVGPCLQEMILYSSYGEFYPDYFDGIFTCASLVSLTLGGNLVLDVIPWVYLPLLKDLTLLLGVSVEHDFISGCPALENLYIDYYGSLYPEIHFLSTSLKRLSLFEVREFDDPIISEIQIDTPNLEYLRIFLAGSCVTSLVISDFPKIMEACLEIAPLDEHVAWLPKLIQALSKTKILDFGWWTTECLVEAPNLHLPEFSCLHELSICYSNFNSGVLIKLLCCCPKLQLLGIDINGVQYFRDQTPQSSWTQPASVPSCVMSHLNIFEFRSYSDSSEEREFLAYILQNALVLKRLIIYAKIGSFEKEEHILSEISVLPRGSSICQVEARILTRR